The Dioscorea cayenensis subsp. rotundata cultivar TDr96_F1 chromosome 19, TDr96_F1_v2_PseudoChromosome.rev07_lg8_w22 25.fasta, whole genome shotgun sequence genome includes a window with the following:
- the LOC120249602 gene encoding MADS-box protein JOINTLESS-like, translating into MAREKIKIRKIDNATARQVTFSKRRRGLFKKAQELAILCDVDVGLIIFSPSGKLFEYASSSMCEILHKHSTHAEDPLKPSQQALDFLTGNGPDAGLKKEYADKMRQLRQMRGEDLQGLTLEELMHLERTIDVGLTRVLQTKEQQIMEQLNRLQQKGMQLLEDNQKLKEKVEGMCMTEKQALIDHEPVNGSHEDGQCSSDSVPQHCDHTSDTSLKLGLP; encoded by the exons ATGGCaagagaaaagataaagatACGGAAGATAGACAATGCAACAGCCAGGCAAGTGACGTTTTCCAAGCGGAGGAGAGGGTTGTTCAAGAAGGCACAGGAGCTCGCCATTTTGTGTGACGTTGACGTTGGCCTTATCATCTTCTCCCCCTCTGGAAAGCTCTTTGAATACGCCAGCTCAAG CATGTGCGAGATTCTTCATAAACATAGTACACATGCTGAAGACCCTTTGAAGCCAAGCCAACAAGCTCTTGACTTTCTT ACAGGCAATGGTCCCGATGCGGGTTTGAAGAAAGAATATGCTGATAAAATGCGTCAGTTAAG ACAAATGAGAGGAGAAGACCTGCAAGGACTAACTTTAGAGGAGTTAATGCATCTTGAGAGAACAATTGATGTTGGATTAACTCGTGTGCTACAAACGAAG GAACAACAAATAATGGAACAGTTAAACAGACTTCAGCAAAAG GGAATGCAACTCCTGGAGGACAATCAGAAGCTAAAAGAAAAG GTGGAGGGGATGTGCATGACTGAGAAGCAGGCTTTGATTGATCATGAACCAGTGAATGGCTCACATGAAGATGGCCAATGTTCCTCTGATTCAGTTCCACAACATTGTGATCACACTTCTGATACATCACTTAAACTTGG CCTACCATGA
- the LOC120250252 gene encoding MADS-box protein JOINTLESS-like has translation MTREKIKIKKIDNATARQVTFSKRRRGLLKKAQELAILCDADVGLIVFSASGKLFEYASLSMCEILRKHSMQLDNTLKQGNQTVDSLTGNSRYAGLKKEYDDKNRQLRQMRGEDLQELTLEELMHLERTIDIGLTCVLERKGLQIMEQLSSLQQKEMQLLEENKRLKEKVEEMRMVEKQPLINQDQVNGFHEDGQCSSVLVPQDCDHTSDTLLKLGLP, from the exons ATGACAAGGGAAAagatcaagattaaaaaaatagacaacGCAACGGCGAGGCAAGTGACGTTTTCCAAGCGCCGGAGAGGGTTGTTAAAAAAGGCACAGGAGCTTGCCATTTTGTGTGATGCTGACGTTGGTCTCATCGTCTTCTCGGCTTCCGGGAAGCTCTTTGAATACGCCAGCTTAag CATGTGCGAGATCCTTCGTAAGCATAGTATGCAATTGGACAACACTTTGAAACAAGGCAACCAAACTGTTGACTCACTT ACGGGCAACAGTCGCTATGCAGGTTTGAAGAAAGAATATGATGATAAAAATCGTCAATTAAG ACAAATGAGAGGAGAAGACCTCCAAGAATTAACTTTAGAGGAGCTAATGCATCTTGAGAGAACAATTGATATTGGATTAACTTGCGTATTGGAAagaaag GGTCTACAAATAATGGAACAGTTAAGTAGTCTTCAACAAAAG GAAATGCAACTCCTTGAGGAAAATAAGAGGCTGAAAGAAAAG GTGGAGGAGATGCGGATGGTTGAGAAGCAACCTTTGATTAATCAGGACCAAGTGAATGGTTTCCATGAAGATGGCCAATGTTCCTCTGTATTAGTTCCTCAAGATTGTGATCACACCTCTGATACATTACTTAAACTCGG cttACCATGA